In Shewanella sp. GD04112, the sequence TCCTTATCCACTTTGATTTTTATCTCGTGTTCAATTTTCACATTGAGATTAATCACAATCGGTTTATCAGGCGGCTCAATCTTTACCGTTGGCGCACAGCCTTGCAATGCCGCCAGTAGCAGCAATGCACCTAAACTCACTTGCTGTAATTGAATGATCTTCACTGAGGTTTCCTTGTTACTTCACGGATTTTTCGATTCTGTCCTGCAGATCGTTACCAATCTGAAGACTCCTGAATAATTGCAGCATGTTCTCTTCATGAGAGTAATTCAAGTGGATGGGGCGTTCAATCCCTCGGCTGCGGCCTTTGACTTCCACTAGGAGCTTGGCATCGCCGGTTTGATCCATATCGAAACTACTGGATAACTGGCTGTATTCTAAATGTTCTAGTGCCGAAAATACAAAGTCGAGATAAGGTTGCGATTGACGCATTTGATCGACTGCCGGATTGCCCGAAATCGCAATAAGACCACCGGGCGCACGGGCCGCCAGTTGGCCACCGCTGATCGAGACTTTGCCATCGACCAAATCCACGGGTAATACACCATCGAAAATACCATCGGCATAGATACCAATTTGCGGCTGAATGCGCAGCACTTCCTCAAGGCTCATGCCCTGCAATAATAGATAGGCGTGGGATTTGTCCTGTAATTTTAAATTAAAATCAGGCAGTAGGAACTGGCCGCTCAATACTTTGCCCTTAGCAGTCATAGACACGTCGGTATCACTCAAGCCCGTGAGTTGTTGCAGCCAATTGTCGGGAAGCTTTTCGGCATCCTTGGCGAGGACAATATCGGCCTCCACTTCGATATCGGTCAAGGGAAAGCCGGGATCGAACAAGTTAAAGGTCATCACGGTATTCGGGCAGTTTAGTCGGCTTAAACTGCTGAAATAGCCTGGTGCTTGCGGCGCCTTATAGGATTGCCCCCAAGTGAACTCGCATTGGGCCTGTAATTTCCCGCCTTCAAAGGTCGTGTCTTGATAAAAACCTTCCAGCTCTGTCATCGACTGGGTAATTTGCATGGCAAATTGGGTCTGCTCTGGCTCATGTGTCAGCTTAAATTGTGCTTGTAATTGGTTATGGCCTGTGACATTTAACTCAGCGGGCAAGGGCTGGGTTTGATTAAGCAAAGATAGTGCTTCTGTCATGCTGGTATCGACAACCCATTGGCCGGTTAACAGCAGTGATTTGTGAGGCGCGGCGAACTGTAATTGATGGTCGCTTTGCAGCTCAACCGTGCCGACTTGCCACTGTTCATGGCCGTGAAGACGTTGGTTTTGCCAGTTTAACGTCTGCGCGAGTGCCAAATTATCCAGTTTAAGCACAGTCTGTTTACGTGTGCGGCCTTTGGCGCTGAGCTGCTTTTCAATCAAGAGTTGCTGCGCTTGCCAGTTCACTTGATTACTCAACTGACTCGATTGAATAGCATTTTCAATGGATTGCAACGAGGAGTAATCGAGGGTCATCGCCTTTGATGTCTCAAGGGAGAACGTCTTGAGGCTAATATCGTTGCGACTGCTCTGCATTGCGCTCGCGGCGGTGCCCGCAAGATTCTCTACCGCTTGGCTCACGCGCAGCTGCGACAGGGCGAGAGAGAGCGGCGGTAGATTGAAGGCAAACTCGGTTGATTGCGCGCCAGTCGTATCCTGAGTCGCTAACGGGGTAGCACTCGCGGTCATGGGAGCCTTAGCGTTGAGCTGAATATTACCAAGGCTTAACTGCGTCTGTTTAGTTTGATGCTCGGCGGCTTGCGCAGTTTGCTGTAGCTGTAGATCTTCAAGTGCAAATTGTAAGGTATCGCTTGAGACATTCGAGTCACTCGTCACAGGCGCTGTGCTCACTTGCCAATTCAGCCCTTGAGCCGACTGAGCAACGCTGACATGTCCCGCCGTTTGAAGTATTCCCGCGCTCCAACTGAGATCCTGCGGTGCTGCATGCCAGAGTTCCCGCAGCGACAGCGGGGTCGTTTGCGTAAGCGCCAGTTGCCAGCGGCTCGCGACCTTCCAAGCATCTGGCGTGGGCGTTAACTGGATATCTTGTAAGTGAATGCGTGTATCAAGCTTACTGCCTAGGGTGCTTAACTCGAATGCGGGCAGCGCTATGGGGTCATGGCTGCTCGCTTGAGATGTCAGCGCATAATGCAGTGGCGCAGTCATCGAAAAGGCAAGGCCCACGGGCGCCTCGGTGCTTTTAAGCCCCGACAGCAGGGTAAGGAGCGCTTGAGAGTTTTCATCGCTCAATTGCAGTGACTGATTAAGTGCGGCTAATAGCTGCGCGTGCTGTGCCGTATTGGGCGTGAGCGCAAGACGAAAAGGCTCGAGGGTGAGATTAAGTGAGGCAAGTGATCCACTAAGCTCAAACCCTAAAGCTGGCTGGGGCGTGAGCGTTAAGTCGGCAAAATGGCTTAAGCTGATGCTGGGCTGCTGAATGCGGTGTCGGCTGGTGATTTCGCCGCTGGCGAGTGTCATCGTGCTCTCAGAACTGAGTTGCCCACTTAGTCCTATCCCAAGTTGTTGCCACTGTTGATCCCACAGGGTTAATTGGCTGAGGATGCTCCCTTGGGTTTGGCGCAGGCCAATTTGATGCAGGTTTTCCAGTAGCGGCGCGATATTCAGTTCGCTCTTCAAGCGCCATTGTTCGTTGCCAAGCGTCGCTGCAAGCTGGGCTAACGGTTCACCCTCAGGGCTGCTAAAGGCTGTGGTTAATTCAGCTTGATGATTCAGGCTGAGTTTATCCATCACCAGCTGATAGGCCGGAAGCTCTGCCTGCGGCGCTAATCTGAGTGTGGTTTTACCTATATCAATTAAAGGTAAGGATTTGATATTTAACGCCAACGCTGGCGTTTGTTCATCGGCGATGGTGGGGCTTCGCTCCAGCAGCGATGCGCCGAGTTCAACGTCTATCTCGCCCGTGCTAATGCGCTTGATTTTTTGAGTTAAACTCTCAACCTGGACAAGTTGCTTCAGTTCTTCAAGGCTTTTGGGCCAGTTGAGTTCAAGCTGAATATCCAGGTTATTGATCACTAAATGCGAGTCATGTACACGCAGGCTCGCAGAGTGAATGTGCCAATGTTCTAAACCCATGGGGCCTAAACGAATATCGCTAAGCTCACCGTCCATGCCGCTTAAGGCATAATTCGCGACGCGAAGGATCAGGGCTTCGGTTTGACTGTTGACTATCCAAATGGTTAGCGCCGCGCCAGCTAACAGGCCCGCCCCAGTGGTGGCAATCAGGCTTTGTTTTAAGCGCTTTTTGAGTGTAGAACCGCGGCGGTGCGCCGAATCTGGCGCTGCGGCCGCCGTCGCTTCTTGAGGCATCGCCTGATGCGCGTGCTCGGCAGTCTCCTGTTCTGGCGATGTCGGCGTGTTAACCATGGGGTTCGAATGTCATCCTTATCATCAGCGCCTTGCTATTGTTCCTCGTGGGAGCGTGAGGCGATTTGGGGCTGCCGATGCTGAGCGGCAAGCGGGATTAGCGGCAGTTTAACACTCAAGCCGCTGGCTGACTAATAAAGAACTTGGCAATCTTGCGCGAAGCAAGACTGAGTGCCTGAGATTATTCATCTTGATTTTACAGGCACTTATACGGCTTGAAGTAAAATAGCGTTTATCTCAATTGTTTATCCGCGTCGCTTATCCCAAGAGTTGAGCGCCAATCACGGCCACTCCGCAGAGCATCGCCAACAGTAAACCGAGCTTACCCCCTGCGACGCGGTAACCCTGTGGCAGATTCGCTTTATCACGCGTTTGTCTTTGTACCCACACCATGGCAACGGGTAAAAAAATCGCGAGGATCACGAGGGCGATTGCCGCATAACCGAGGGCGGTAATAAATCCCTGCGGGTAAAAGAGGGCAAAACCCAGAGGAGGCACGAAGGTAATGGCGGCAGTAACACTGCGACCCGCGGCATTATCCTGCTGCCTTAAGTTCGCCGCCATAAAGTCAAACAGACCGAGGCTCACCCCTAAAAAGGAGGTGGCCAGCGCCAGATCGGCAAACACACTGATGGCAGAACTTAAGTATTGGCTGTGCAGTACACTGGCTAACTGATTGATAAAGCCTGAAAGACTCTGATTCGTCATCAGTTGGCTTTGACTGAGTACGCCTTGGCTGCCCAGTTGCCACAGCAGGTAAATCAGTAGCGGTAACGCCGAGCCGAGCAGCATGATTTTACGCAGGCTTTTTACCTCAACGCCTAAGTAGCGCACCACGGACGGAATCGAGCCATGAAAACCAAAGGAGGTAAAAATCACTGGAATGGCCGACACGATAAGCCCTTGCTCTAGTGGCAACTCGAGTAAATGTGTGCCTTCGACCTGCGGCAGTAATAGGGCCAGCATTAGGATTAACGCAATGATTTTCAAACTAAAGAGCACGCGATTGATCAAATCGACACAATGGGTGCCTAAGCCGACAATGGTGCCGACTAACAGGGTAAAGAAGATGGCGCCAGCCTGTGGCGGCAGATTTAATCCTAACCAAACATTGAGCTTTTGATTGACTTGCTCGCCGCCACCCGCGATATAGGCGGCGCACAGGGCGTAGAGTAAAAACATCAGGGCAACACTGGCAATCACTTGGCCCTTAGCGCCCAAAAGCGTGCGGGCTAATTGGTTCAGGCTCGCATCGCTCGGGGCAAATTGATGGATTTCAACCATCAGCAGGGCGGTGTAGGCCATCAGCGCCCAGAGGAGCAACATAATGATGCTCGATACACCAAAACCGAGTCCTGCAGAGGCGATAGGGAGTGCGAGCATACCCGCGCCAATGGTGGTGCCTGCAATCAGTAGCAAACTGCCGAAAAATTTATTTTGTGTCATAACTTTACGCTCAAACGTCTTTATTAATGGCTCAACTGTCTCAGTTGAGTGCTTTATTGAGGAGCAGTGCAGAGTGGCGCGTGATACTGGGAACTAAAGGGTACGTGGGTGTACCTGTATTGTGATCGTGGCGCAATCTGCGGATCGTTGGGGATATGGCCACAATGGAAGGTCAGGCGAGTGTGCCTATCTATGCCATTGCGGCTACAGATAGGGATAATAAGCTGTGGTAATACGCATAAAACTCGCCTTTGCTTGGGGTTAATTCGGCACTTAATAACATCGAGTGACTTGAGCACATCTAATGGCTTGGTCACATCACATAACTAAGGCAACTCGTCTGTTTTTAAAATTTATCTTCAATGTTAATAAGTTGCGTTAATGCCTCGGTGCGGGTTCGAGGACGCTGGCTACGATAGGTAGTTAAGGTGTACTTGTCAACCATTACAACAGTATTTTGCTGATTTTTTGTCAGGAGCCAAGTGTACAATTTGTGTGACGTCGTGCCGTTTTTAGCAGAGGTTAAGAGTAGCAAGGTGGATTATGGAGGCTGAACTTTTGTTGGTTACGGCAGGTGAATA encodes:
- a CDS encoding YnbE family lipoprotein, whose product is MKIIQLQQVSLGALLLLAALQGCAPTVKIEPPDKPIVINLNVKIEHEIKIKVDKELDQLLSDDKLF
- a CDS encoding YdbH domain-containing protein: MVNTPTSPEQETAEHAHQAMPQEATAAAAPDSAHRRGSTLKKRLKQSLIATTGAGLLAGAALTIWIVNSQTEALILRVANYALSGMDGELSDIRLGPMGLEHWHIHSASLRVHDSHLVINNLDIQLELNWPKSLEELKQLVQVESLTQKIKRISTGEIDVELGASLLERSPTIADEQTPALALNIKSLPLIDIGKTTLRLAPQAELPAYQLVMDKLSLNHQAELTTAFSSPEGEPLAQLAATLGNEQWRLKSELNIAPLLENLHQIGLRQTQGSILSQLTLWDQQWQQLGIGLSGQLSSESTMTLASGEITSRHRIQQPSISLSHFADLTLTPQPALGFELSGSLASLNLTLEPFRLALTPNTAQHAQLLAALNQSLQLSDENSQALLTLLSGLKSTEAPVGLAFSMTAPLHYALTSQASSHDPIALPAFELSTLGSKLDTRIHLQDIQLTPTPDAWKVASRWQLALTQTTPLSLRELWHAAPQDLSWSAGILQTAGHVSVAQSAQGLNWQVSTAPVTSDSNVSSDTLQFALEDLQLQQTAQAAEHQTKQTQLSLGNIQLNAKAPMTASATPLATQDTTGAQSTEFAFNLPPLSLALSQLRVSQAVENLAGTAASAMQSSRNDISLKTFSLETSKAMTLDYSSLQSIENAIQSSQLSNQVNWQAQQLLIEKQLSAKGRTRKQTVLKLDNLALAQTLNWQNQRLHGHEQWQVGTVELQSDHQLQFAAPHKSLLLTGQWVVDTSMTEALSLLNQTQPLPAELNVTGHNQLQAQFKLTHEPEQTQFAMQITQSMTELEGFYQDTTFEGGKLQAQCEFTWGQSYKAPQAPGYFSSLSRLNCPNTVMTFNLFDPGFPLTDIEVEADIVLAKDAEKLPDNWLQQLTGLSDTDVSMTAKGKVLSGQFLLPDFNLKLQDKSHAYLLLQGMSLEEVLRIQPQIGIYADGIFDGVLPVDLVDGKVSISGGQLAARAPGGLIAISGNPAVDQMRQSQPYLDFVFSALEHLEYSQLSSSFDMDQTGDAKLLVEVKGRSRGIERPIHLNYSHEENMLQLFRSLQIGNDLQDRIEKSVK
- a CDS encoding aromatic amino acid transport family protein, encoding MTQNKFFGSLLLIAGTTIGAGMLALPIASAGLGFGVSSIIMLLLWALMAYTALLMVEIHQFAPSDASLNQLARTLLGAKGQVIASVALMFLLYALCAAYIAGGGEQVNQKLNVWLGLNLPPQAGAIFFTLLVGTIVGLGTHCVDLINRVLFSLKIIALILMLALLLPQVEGTHLLELPLEQGLIVSAIPVIFTSFGFHGSIPSVVRYLGVEVKSLRKIMLLGSALPLLIYLLWQLGSQGVLSQSQLMTNQSLSGFINQLASVLHSQYLSSAISVFADLALATSFLGVSLGLFDFMAANLRQQDNAAGRSVTAAITFVPPLGFALFYPQGFITALGYAAIALVILAIFLPVAMVWVQRQTRDKANLPQGYRVAGGKLGLLLAMLCGVAVIGAQLLG